The following are encoded together in the Campylobacter devanensis genome:
- a CDS encoding single-stranded DNA-binding protein — MFNKVVLVGNLTRDIELRYIQSGTAVGSAGMAVNRKFSVNGEKRDETCFIDITFFGRQAEIANQYLNKGSKVLIEGRLKFDTWQDQNGQNRSKHSVVVENMEMLGGQQNQGGFNRDSEPNYNSGYPNNRSNSYQREDNGGYGREFNQNNRYQQNSNYNQKQQVEEPYQEKVPEIDLDADIKYDSKPSKSNFNDSSEDEIPF, encoded by the coding sequence ATGTTTAATAAAGTAGTTTTGGTAGGAAATTTAACTAGAGATATCGAGCTTAGATATATCCAAAGTGGCACCGCCGTAGGTAGTGCTGGTATGGCTGTTAATCGCAAATTTAGCGTTAATGGCGAAAAGAGAGATGAAACTTGCTTTATTGACATAACCTTTTTTGGTCGCCAAGCCGAAATAGCAAATCAATATCTAAATAAAGGTAGCAAAGTCTTAATAGAAGGAAGGCTAAAATTTGATACTTGGCAAGACCAAAATGGCCAAAATCGCTCTAAGCACTCAGTAGTAGTAGAAAATATGGAGATGCTAGGCGGACAACAAAATCAAGGTGGATTTAATAGAGATAGTGAGCCAAACTACAATAGCGGATATCCTAATAACAGATCAAACTCATACCAAAGAGAAGATAATGGTGGATATGGGAGAGAATTTAACCAAAATAACAGATATCAACAAAATAGCAATTACAATCAAAAACAGCAAGTAGAAGAGCCTTATCAAGAAAAAGTCCCAGAGATAGATCTCGATGCTGATATAAAATATGATAGCAAACCAAGCAAATCAAATTTTAATGATAGTAGCGAAGATGAAATTCCATTTTAA
- the rpsR gene encoding 30S ribosomal protein S18, which produces MAEKRKYSKKYCKFTEAKIDFIDYKDTALLKQCLSERFKIMPRRLTGTSKKHQEMVEKAIKRARHVALIPYIVDRKNVVTNPFEGL; this is translated from the coding sequence ATGGCAGAAAAAAGAAAATATAGTAAAAAATATTGCAAATTCACAGAGGCAAAAATTGATTTTATAGATTATAAAGATACGGCACTTTTAAAACAATGCCTATCTGAAAGATTCAAAATTATGCCAAGACGCTTAACAGGTACAAGCAAAAAACATCAAGAAATGGTAGAAAAAGCGATAAAAAGAGCTAGACATGTTGCTCTTATACCATACATTGTAGATAGAAAAAATGTAGTTACAAACCCATTTGAAGGTCTATAA